One stretch of Halichoerus grypus chromosome 8, mHalGry1.hap1.1, whole genome shotgun sequence DNA includes these proteins:
- the ARPIN gene encoding arpin → MSRIYHDCALRNKAVRSARLPGAWDPAVHQGGNGVLLEGELVDVSRHSILDARDRKEHYYVLYIRPSRIHRRKFDPKGNEIEPNFSATRKVNTGFLMSSYKVEAMGDTDRLTPEALKALVQKPELLALTESLTPDQTVAFWMSESEMEVMELEPGVGVRLKTRGDGPFLESLAKLEAGTVTKCNFAGDGKTGASWTDNIMAQKSSEGATAETREQGDGAEDEEWDD, encoded by the exons ATGAGCCGCATCTACCACGACTGCGCCCTCCGGAACAAGGCGGTGCGGAGCGCGCGGCTGCCGGGGGCCTGGGACCCCGCCGTCCACCAGGG GGGCAACGGCGTCCTGCTGGAGGGAGAATTGGTAGATGTGTCTCGCCACAGCATCTTGGATGCCCGTGACAGGAAG GAGCACTACTATGTGCTGTACATCAGGCCCAGTCGCATCCATCGCCGGAAGTTCGAccccaagggaaatgaaatcGAGCCCAACTTCAGCGCCACCAGGAAGGTGAACACGGGCTTCCTCATGTCATCCTACA AGGTGGAAGCAATGGGGGACACGGACAGACTCACGCCCGAGGCGCTGAAAGCACTGGTACAAAAGCCAGAGCTGCTTGCGCTGACGGAGAGCCTTACCCCCGACCAGACAGTGGCGTTCTGGATGTCCGAGTCAGAGATGGAGGTGATGGAGCTGGAGCCGGGGGTCGGGGTACGGCTGAAAACTCGAGGCGATGGCCCCTTCCTGG AGTCATTAGCCAAACTTGAGGCTGGAACAGTGACCAAGTGTAATTTTGCTGGTGATGGAAAGACAGGGGCATCCTGGACAGACAACATCATGGCCCAGAAGTCTTCGGAGGGAGCCACAGCGGAGACCCGAGAGCAGGGGGACGGGGCGGAGGACGAGGAGTGG GACGACTGA